The following coding sequences are from one Eucalyptus grandis isolate ANBG69807.140 chromosome 11, ASM1654582v1, whole genome shotgun sequence window:
- the LOC104425249 gene encoding glucan endo-1,3-beta-glucosidase 8 encodes MEKFDLFKWVLCGSIVLFGVGCGRVDGLGVNWGTLATHKLPPKTVVQMLKDNGIQKVKLFDADRKTMSALAGSGIEVMVAIPNDQLAVMGSYDRAQEWVKKNVTAYNFTGGVNVKYVAVGNEPFLKSYNGSFVNTTLPALQNIQKALNEAGLGDTVKATVPLNADVYESPEDNPLPSAGTFRSDISDVMTQIVKFMAENNAPFTVNIYPFLSLYGNNDFPFNYAFFDGATPIVDKGIEYTNVFDANFDTLVSALKAVGHGNMTIIIGEVGWPTEGDINANNGNAYRFYNGLFTKLGANRGTPLRPGYIEVYLFGLIDEDAKSVAPGNFERHWGLFRYDGQPKFLIDLTGRGQNKLLIPAQNVEYQPQKWCTFNAGAKDVSKLVDNINFACTYADCTTLGYGSSCNSLDANGNASYAFNAYFQTQNQDPDSCNFQGLATVTTKNISQGSCNFTIQLVASSTSILRPLIVLTVISMAYTFLLQ; translated from the exons ATGGAAAAATTCGATCTTTTCAAGTGGGTCTTGTGCGGTAGCATTGTTCTCTTCGGGGTCGGTTGTGGTCGTGTCGATGGGCTCGGTGTGAATTGGGGAACATTGGCGACCCACAAGTTGCCTCCCAAGACGGTGGTGCAgatgttgaaggacaatgggaTTCAAAAGGTGAAGCTTTTCGACGCGGATCGTAAAACGATGAGCGCCCTCGCGGGGAGCGGGATCGAGGTCATGGTCGCGATCCCGAACGATCAGCTCGCCGTCATGGGCAGCTACGATCGAGCCCAAGAGTGGGTGAAGAAAAATGTCACCGCCTATAACTTCACCGGAGGAGTTAATGTCAA ATATGTAGCTGTTGGAAATGAGCCTTTCCTCAAATCCTACAATGGCTCATTTGTGAATACCACCTTGCCGGCCCTTCAGAACATTCAAAAAGCCCTCAATGAAGCTGGGCTGGGAGACACTGTGAAGGCGACAGTTCCTCTAAATGCCGATGTATACGAATCACCAGAAGACAACCCACTTCCATCCGCCGGAACGTTCCGAAGCGACATAAGTGATGTCATGACCCAAATCGTCAAGTTCATGGCTGAGAACAATGCACCCTTCACCGTGAACATTTACCCGTTTCTGAGTCTTTACGGCAATAATGACTTCCCTTTCAATTATGCTTTCTTCGACGGTGCAACTCCAATTGTTGACAAGGGGATTGAGTACACCAATGTCTTTGATGCCAACTTTGACACTTTGGTGTCGGCTCTTAAAGCAGTTGGACATGGGAACATGACCATCATCATAGGCGAGGTGGGTTGGCCCACAGAAGGTGACATAAATGCAAACAACGGTAACGCGTACAGGTTTTATAATGGGCTCTTTACAAAACTTGGAGCGAATAGAGGGACTCCACTTCGGCCAGGTTATATAGAAGTGTATTTGTTTGGTCTTATTGACGAGGATGCCAAGAGCGTTGCACCAGGCAATTTTGAGCGGCACTGGGGGCTTTTCAGATACGATGGACAGCCTAAATTTCTAATCGATCTCACTGGTCGGGGTCAAAATAAGTTGCTAATTCCTGCACAGAACGTGGAATATCAGCCTCAGAAGTGGTGCACGTTTAATGCAGGCGCCAAGGACGTGAGCAAGCTAGTAGATAATATAAACTTCGCTTGCACTTATGCAGACTGCACAACTCTCGGATACGGGTCCTCCTGTAACAGTTTGGATGCCAATGGGAATGCTTCATATGCGTTCAATGCATATTTCCAGACTCAGAATCAGGATCCTGATAGCTGTAATTTCCAAGGTTTGGCCACAGTTACCACTAAAAATATTTCGCAAGGGAGCTGCAATTTCACAATTCAGCTAGTTGCATCCTCCACTTCTATATTGCGCCCACTGATTGTGTTGACGGTGATCTCGATGGCTTATACCTTTTTGTTACAGTAG
- the LOC104425248 gene encoding CCR4-NOT transcription complex subunit 3-like, translating to MGASRKLQAEIDRVLKKVQEGVEVFDGIWNKVYDTDNANQKEKLEADLKKEIKKLQRYRDQIKTWTQSSEIKDKKVSASYEQSLVDARKLIEREMERFKICEKETKTKAFSKEGLGQQPRTDPKEKAKSETRDWINNVVGELETQIDIFEADIEGLCVKKGKTRPPRLTHLETSIARHKAHVMKLELILRLLDNDELSPEHVNDVKDFLDDYVERNQDDFDEFGDVDEFYNSLPLEKVEALEELVTFGPPGLFKGTQFLSLKSSPIAAAPHLVDTTTTAHHQEGSLVQEKVEDTSSKDANSDITAAIQPTKTSTITCAVSTPMGTHADSVSSNILSHSPSGVSTTSTVIPGPTQVCSVLENEGSANSSTLNFSTSGKEEENVNFPGRQPSPSLNEAGILSGMAGGALSSQLSSSIPSANMLSGSGTNILAPSTSDIAKRNILEAEQRLGSSGTMQSLESPLDNRIFFPQGVKANEVNGFVDSGSGAEGSSMAGRIFSPSIVTGMEWRPGVSFNQNQSGHARGRTEIAPDQREKFLQRFHQMQQQGHSIFLGMPPLAGGNQKQFSAQQQGPPLQQFNSQSSSISPQVSIGLGSQMPGLNNVSGLALQQQLGSIHQRFSQQSFALSGMHHAEVGNGKIQEQLGEQNLPDYSGADSAVRSGVGKNTMNEDDLIFPQASDAGLVGSFAEPAQLLRDTDLSPGQPYQPTQPSQNLGFIGRSSSSDLGAVGDNFGSSSLSHGGHRDQIYNQAMLEAAFYNLPQPKDSDRASSYIPRRPVDTPPSFPQVQAPIVKTKAFWERLGRDPCSVDTLFFAFYYQQNTFQQSMAAKELKKQSWRYHKKHNTWFQRHEEPTFATGQYEQGSYIYFDFHASEDNTQPGWCQRLKKDFTFDYRYLEDDIMI from the exons GTCAGTGCCTCTTATGAGCAGTCTCTGGTGGATGCCCGAAAGCTCATCGAGCGTGAAATGGAGAGATTTAAGATCTGTGAGAAGGAAACAAAGACGAAAGCATTCTCTAAAGAAGGCCTTGGTCAACAACCTAGAACT GATCCAAAGGAGAAAGCTAAGTCAGAGACAAGGGATTGGATAAACAATGTG GTTGGCGAGTTGGAAACCCAGATTGATATTTTTGAAGCCGACATTGAGGGGCTTTGTGTGAAGAAAGGAAAGACGAGGCCTCCTAGACTG ACACATTTAGAGACATCCATCGCTCGCCATAAGGCTCATGTTATGAAGTTGGAATTGATTTTGAGGCTGCTGGATAATGATGAATTGAGTCCTGAGCATGTTAATGATGTCAAAGACTTTTTGGATGACTATGTGGAACGAAATCAG GATGACTTTGATGAATTCGGTGATGTAGATGAGTTTTACAACTCATTGCCATTGGAGAAAGTGGAAGCTCTTGAAGAGCTGGTTACCTTCGGTCCTCCTGGTCTCTTTAAG GGGACACAATTTCTGAGCTTGAAGAGTTCTCCAATTGCAGCAGCACCTCACCTGGTg GATACTACTACAACTGCTCATCATCAAGAAGGTTCCTTGGTCCAAGAGAAAGTTGAAGACACAAGCTCTAAAGATGCCAATTCAGATATTACTGCAGCAATTCAGCCAACCAAAACTAGTACCATAACTTGTGCCGTTTCAACACCTATGGGAACTCATGCTGATTCTGTTtcatcaaatattctttctcaTAGCCCATCTGGTGTGTCAACTACTTCAACAGTTATTCCTGGTCCTACTCAAGTTTGTAGTGTCCTGGAAAATGAAGGTTCTGCCAATTCATctactttaaatttttctacttctggcaaggaggaagaaaatgtGAACTTCCCGGGTCGCCAACCATCTCCCTCCCTTAATGAGGCTGGGATTTTGAGTGGAATGGCTGGGGGTGCTCTATCCAGTCAATTGTCATCTAGTATACCTTCAGCCAACATGCTTTCGGGTAGTGGAACCAATATTTTGGCCCCTTCTACTTCAGACATAGCAAAGAGGAATATTTTAGAAGCTGAGCAAAGACTTGGAAGTAGTGGAACAATGCAGTCTCTAGAGTCCCCCTTGGACAATAGAATCTTCTTCCCTCAGGGGGTGAAGGCTAATGAAGTAAATGGATTTGTTGATTCTGGTAGTGGTGCTGAGGGTTCATCTATGGCTGGCAGGATTTTTTCACCTTCTATAGTTACTGGCATGGAGTGGAGGCCTGGAGTTTCTTTTAACCAGAATCAATCG GGGCACGCCCGGGGGAGAACTGAAATAGCCCCTGATCAAAGGGAGAAATTTTTACAGCGTTTTCATCAAATGCAGCAACAAGGTCACAGCATCTTTTTGGGCATGCCTCCCTTGGCTGGAGGAAATCAGAAGCAGTTTTCTGCACAACAGCAAGGCCCCCCCTTGCAGCAG TTCAATTCTCAAAGCTCATCGATCTCTCCTCAAGTCAGTATAGGGCTAGGATCACAAATGCCAGGTCTTAACAATGTATCTGGCTTGGCTCTGCAACAACAACTGGGTTCCATCCATCAACGGTTCAGTCAGCAATCTTTTGCTCTTTCAG GCATGCATCATGCAGAAGTTGGCAATGGGAAAATTCAGGAGCAGCTGGGGGAGCAGAATCTACCTGATTATTCAGGTGCTGATTCTGCTGTTAGGTCTGGAGTGGGCAAGAATACAATGAATGAGGATGATCTGATATTCCCACAAGCATCAGAT GCTGGATTAGTGGGCTCTTTTGCAGAGCCTGCTCAGCTTCTTAGAGATACTGACCTATCCCCTGGGCAACCTTATCAGCCCACTCAACCTTCTCAAAACCTGGGATTTATTGGGCGAAGCAGTAGCTCTGACCTTGGTGCTGTTGGTGATAATTTTGGTTCATCAAGTTTGAGTCATGGAGGCCATCGTGATCAGATATACAATCAGGCAATGCTTGAGGCTGCGTTTTATAACCTTCCTCAACCAAAGGACTCAGACAGGGCAAGTAGTTATATACCT AGGCGTCCTGTTGACACGCCTCCTAGCTTTCCTCAAGTACAAGCGCCCATCGTGAAGACAAAAGCTTTTTGGGAACGATTAGGCAGGGACCCTTGTTCTGTGGATAcccttttctttgcattttactATCAACAG AATACTTTTCAACAATCTATGGCTGCAAAGGAGTTGAAGAAGCAGTCTTGGAGATATCACAAGAAACACAACACATGGTTTCAGCGGCATGAGGAGCCAACATTTGCCACAGGTCAATATGAACAGGGGAGTTACATTTATTTTGACTTCCATGCTTCAGAAGACAACACGCAGCCTGGATG GTGCCAGAGGCTCAAGAAGGACTTCACATTTGACTACCGTTACCTTGAAGATGATATAATGATATAG